The DNA region gtgaagagtccgccgggacttagccgctgtgaagagtccgccgggacttagccgctgtgaagagccgccgggacttagccgccgtgaagagttcacccgggacttaggagttcgggtctggcatggctcggcgaagaggtctggaggacaagtctggcttcaacgtagagaattggctcgacgaaaggcttaatgaaattagcaacaaatagttgagtgatgtgatcgtgcgcgtaaaagttgagagtgttaccgcaaaaatgtaatcttcaaaaagtgtaatatacaaataagtgaagtttactgatctgttttgactctacaagtaaatatcacaaaaatcctgaaagcctaaaccgctcgggccgttcacaagtgccagtttttaaaaatgtttcggttataacagcaacatgcacgttatgaactcgtaaaaagttgaaaaattcattttctttcgcttttaaagagcgagcattaaaattcataatattgatggaattacttagatccatgattaaacttcagggtaagaacaacatcattcgtaaattttaatccaatctggattgcttccatcatggatgtagcattactcattgtttgaatcaaaccaaacagtgagtttagcaaaaaagtcattttttcaaacgtaacatcgccgagatcagaagatcccaaagcgttgccagcagaaacattttcaaatgaaatttgaggtacctgcccaatttcaggaagattggtagaggatttaaaattcgtggatgaacccgaacccgaaacgacgttggcataagaaataccattagtgttacctaactttgagtcccgcccgtgtggatcaatcggaccgcgcactggctcccaatccagaggttgctggttcgaatcccgcggcgggcgctctaaaattctttgtgtaaatatgggtattcggcgccgtcgctccgtgccatactctagtacacttaggagcccagggcggcgaagtccttgtagttaaaaaggaagacactagtggttggtactagcaatggtggccgacagctataaagtcaacttcgttttcgttACCTAACTTTTCAACGGTAGGGGTATTTTTAGCATTGTTCGAAAGAGACaacacgaacgtttgatttaaagatgcaggtacaacctgactttgagaaaatttcggtttggatttcggctgatgcttagcacgagaatccaaaaccttttttctgatggggcaatcccagaaatttgatttgtgatttccaccacaatttgcacatttaaattgggtgacttctttcacgggacaattgtccttgtcgtgagaagaatccccgcaaaccatgcattttggaaccatggcgctatgatcagtaccgtgaccgaatgcctggcaacgccggcactgggtcagattttggccattaccgccatgtttcttaaaatgctcccactttacccgtacttactttactttactttatcagcaacaTGTCTATCGACCCAACGCTGAACTAATCGAAGATTTCCAGGATGCTCGTTCTTGGGCCGCTCGTCTCCAGTCGCCCACAATGTTGGCCGCTCTTGCATCTTCGTCGACTGCACACAGCCAACGCGTACGAGGCCTTCCACGAAGCCGACGACCCCGTCCAGGTTCGCTGCTGAATATCGTTTTAGCCGCCCGCTCGTCCGACATTCTGGCTACATGTCCAGCCCACTTAAGCCTGTCGTGCTTGATGACTTTTACGATATCAGCATGTTTGTAGTCTTGGTACAGCTCGAAGTTCATGCGCCTGCGCCACCGGTCTCCTACTTGCTTGCCGCCGAAGATAGAACGCAGGATTCTCCGCTCGAAGACCCCAAGTGCTCTCTGGTCAGCCTCCTTTAGCGTCCACGACTCGTGACCGTAAAGAGCTACAGGGAGTATCAAGGTCCTATACAGCGTGATTTTCGTAGGCGTCCTTAGGCTGCGGGACCTTAGCTGGCTACGAAGACCGTAGAAGGCCCTGTTTGCAGCACTAATCCGCCGTTTCACTTCGCAGCTCACATCATTGTCGCACGTCACAAGTGTACCAAGATATACAAACTCATCCACCACCTCATATCTTTCTCCATCTATTTCCACCTCCGAAACACCATCACCTGCACTGCCACGCGCTCTGCCAGCAACCAGATACTTGGTCTTGGCTGTGTTGATGGTCAGTCCGATCTTCGCAGCTTCCCGCTTGAAAGGGACGAACGCCTCCTCCACTGAACGACGATCAATACCAATGATGTCGATGTCGTCAGCGTAACCAAGCAGCATGTGCGATTTAGTGATGAGTGTTCCGTTTCTGTGCACGCCTGCCCTTCGAGCAGCACCCTCCAACGCTATGATGAACAGTAAGTTTAAGAGAGCATCGCCCTGCTTCAATCCATCCAACGTAACGAAAGCTTCAGATGTCTCGTTAGCTATTCGCACGCTTGATTTTGCTCCGTCGAGCGTTGCACGAATCAGTCTTATTAGCTTCGCCGGAAAGCCGTGTTCTAGCATAATTTTCCAAAGTTCGTTTCTTTTGACTGAATCGTACGccgccttgaagtcgatgaacaaaTGGTGTGTTTGCAGGTTGTACTCCCGGAACTTGTCGAGGATTTGTCGCAGAGTGAACATCTGGTCCGTCGTTGACCGACCCGCTCGAAAACCGCACTGGTATTCGCCGACAAAGGTCTCGGTCAACGGTCTCAGCTTGCTCCACAGGATTCGGGATAGTACTTTGTACGCTGAGTTGAGGATTGTGATGCCTCGATAGTTGGCACAATCGAGTCTTTGCCCTTTCTTGTAGATTGGGGTGATGAGCCCGTCTAACCAGTCGGTCGGAAGCTGTTCTTCGCACCAAATTCGCTGGACGATTTGATGCAGAATCTCGATCATCCGCGCGCTCCCGTGCTTGAAAAGTTCGGCCGGAAGTCCGTCCTTTCCCGCGGATTTCGCGTTCTTGAGCTCCTTTACGGCTTTTTCCACGTCCTCCAACGTAGGCGGGTCCACAGCTATTCCATCATCCTCAACGTTCATCCTGTCCTCGACGACTCCCTCTCGCATCTCACCGTTCAACAGCTGTTGAAAGTGCTCCTTCCACCTGGCCGCTACCGCTGTCTTATCTGTCAACAGGTTACCTTCCCTGTCGTTGCACATAACAGGGGAAGGCGACGCTTTCTTTCTTACACCGTTGACAGTTGCATAAAACCTCCGCTTATCGTTCGCGTTGTACTGTGCTTGAGCTTCGGCAAGTACTCTCTCGTCGTACTCCCGTTCTTTTCGGCGGTGGGTTCGTTTCTCAGCTCGTCGCAGCTCACTGTATCGCTCACAGTTTCGGCGCGTACCCTTAACCAGCATACGTTTCCTGGCCTCGTTCTTCTCGTCCGTCACTCGCTGGCACTCCGCATCGAACCACCCTTTGGGTTTGCGTCCAGGTTACCCGTAGGCGCGTCCTCGTTGATCCGCTCGTCGAGCTTCCGACTACTCTGCAGCAACGTCGCTGCTCGCGAGGCGCTGGAAGTTCAACCGCGCTATCCTCGCAGTCCGCGGGGTCAACACGTTCGACAGCCTAGCTCGGATCTTGCACGCTACCAGGAAGTGATCAGAGTCGATGTTCGGTCCTCTGTACGATTGGACGTCCATCACGTCCGAGAAGTGTCGACCATCCACCAAAACGTGATCGATTTGTGTGCACGATTCGCCATTCGGGTGGCGCCACGTGTGCTTCCGAATGTTCATGCGCGCAAAGAAGGTGCTACAGATAGCCATTCCTCTGGCTGCGGCGAAATTGACCAAACGGAGGCCGTTGTCATTCGTGCGAGGATGAAGGCTCTCCTTGCCGATGACAGGATGGAAGAAGGCTTCCCTTCCGACCTGCGCGTTTGCGTCTCCGATGACTATCTTCACGTCGTGTCTTGGGCACTCTCCATAGGTCTTGTCGAgacgctcgtagaaagcgtctttATCATCATCGGGCTTGTCGTTCGTCGGCGCGTAGATGTTGATCAGGCTGTAGTTGAAGAATTTGCCCTTTATTCTCAACACGCAGATCCGGTCATTCACCACCTTCCACTTGATGACTCGGTTCTTCTGATCCCCAATCACTACGAACCCGACTCCGTGCATCGCCTTTTCGCCGCCACTGTAGTAGATGTGGTACTTGAAAGAGGTGTTGGCGATGGGGTCCACCGCCGTGAATTCTCGCTCTCCATGACCGGGCCATCGAACTTCCTGGAAGGCGGCCACATGCACGTTCAGCTTGTGCAGCTCCCGGGCAAGAAGGCCAGCACGTGCAGGATCTTGGAGAGTTCGAACGTTCCAAgtaccgagtttccaatcgttgTCCTTTTTACATCGCCTGGTCTGATGCCGATTTATCCGTCCTGAATTTCTTCTTTTGTTTTTCTGAGTTGGTGTTTCGCTTCGGTATGCCGCCTAACCAGGGCTGCGAATACCTAGTCTCGGGTTGGGGCTGCCACCTTCCAGCTTCCGGGACCCAGCTgcggttttctctcgacaccgtaacgggggTACAGCTACACCCTCCGAAGAGGGTGGAGCCCCCCTTACCCTGTCAGCATACTACCAAAGTTCCCACCGGGGTTGGTTACCCGATCTCTCCAATGGTTACTAGTATtcctttacccgtacatggaacaaaaactgaactttgtccaaaagtttcaaattgttgatttcatttctgttgaaatgaatcagataaaattgtgaagtcaaaccaaagcgagaaacattcccgtttgattttttctacattggtattacttgggattgggcaaagccaagcaacaccttaagttcgtttttgatctcatccaccgacaagtcgttggagagacctttcaggaccgccttgaatggacgagcattcttggtctcatacgtgaagaaattgtgtttgtggtttttcaaataaccaacaaaagtttggtgatcttgtaaagattccgtcaacaagcgacattttcctcttcgaccaagctggaacgaaaccttcaaatggcaagtttccttgcaattcttcagttgcgttcgaaagctggccaaatcggagacggaagtcactacaattggcggagcctttactcgtttctcgacggcagaaggctcagtacgaggagaaggatccttgtccatagtttcggataaaacaccgaaaccgtttgccaatggaattggaggattgacctcactttcagaatcagaatcagacctcggatgaggctgttttctttttctgtttccgttagccgatttagcgttcaaacgcttcaccgacgtaacgaccaaatcttcagaagatttgcgtttacctttgttttgacgcattttgcaagcaaagttctcttaaaaagatggcttcgtttgtaaaatacaacaaaatttcaggtggggttagtcttgaaaagactgtttagaattttggaaaataactcaggtagtctttaaaaagactgtgaattttgtttgaaataactctgagcttaggtagtaaaaataccgcagctctagtgtccgttcacctcgaaggttcgcaagacactgacttTCTTCGCCTTATTATCTGAACCACGGCGCGATATTGTTCTCACATTTTTTTAGCTTCAACGACGGATTGTTATTCACGCACTTGTTTTGTTTCGCGGCTTTGTGAAAAATACACGTGTGTTGGCTTATACAATGACTTTTTTGGTCATCGTATGCTCGCAAGGTACATGGGGGATCTGTTGAGTCTGTGGTAGCGTTCGGTTCGTCGGAAACAGTGCGGCTGTTTATTTCGTCATTGTACAGTGTAAAAGTGATTTTAAAGTGTTGATTTTGTGCGAAAAAGTTGAGCAGATGttccttttattttttccatgtggattttcaaatgttttcaattgttttttggtGTTTTAATACGAATATTGAATGCCTAAAAAGTTGTCTTCTTCATCTTCTTTGCGCTTCGGGCTCGCGTTTCGTTTTCGTGTCGCGTCAGTTTTCTGCTCGACGAGATGTCAGAAATATCAATTTCTGCTTCGTGGGTTCGCAATTTGACAAGTGTTATCCGAGGACTCAGGACTGTTTATAAACATTAAATtgctatatttttattttgtgaaatcTGTGGAAGAGCTGGGTTAAGTTAGGCGGTTTGTATCGGAGATGTCGTCGGGAGTCGACTTCCGCTCGCGCGTCCATAAGCCTTCGTAAAGTttaccatcgtcgtcgtcgccgtcattCATAGCGTGTTCGATCCTTGCTTTGAGTGTGTTGTTTCTTAGACTTTTCGATGTTATCGCAcagtgaaattatttgaaattgtgtGATTGTGAAAAGTTCCAGTTGTGCATTGTGCTTGAACGACGTGGAGAAGAAAGCCTACATCAGGGCGGTGGCTGAATATCCGGCTCTGGAAAGTGAAGAAATAGTAGCGGCGAGTTTAAACAATCCAAGCTACGCTGCAACTTCGATGTCTGCCCCGAGCCCCATCAACATCACTTTGAAGGAATATCATCGCGCCGCTGGCGCAGTTCGTAGAGTGAGAATGAGGACAAACTGGGAGAGAACAGCTGATATTTGGTGAGATCAATCCAAAACAACAAATGCATAACAAATGTTAACTGCtaaatacgcgctgggtccttgtccatttgacaagggttcagaagttctaaataacgtttgaatccgatcgatgcaaacgttcttcagggcggggcttgtcgattcaagctgaggtacctcgcgctcggctagccagcgtagaaatgggtcaccgaagctcggcagagctaacacccaccaaatgcctatgcgagttatttgcatgtatagaatgtagatctaaaatacatagaaacaactcaatttgtaagaagtgaccgcgtggtcccgtttggttggttgca from Culex quinquefasciatus strain JHB chromosome 3, VPISU_Cqui_1.0_pri_paternal, whole genome shotgun sequence includes:
- the LOC119769087 gene encoding uncharacterized protein LOC119769087; the encoded protein is MLVKGTRRNCERYSELRRAEKRTHRRKEREYDERVLAEAQAQYNANDKRRFYATVNGVRKKASPSPVMCNDREGNLLTDKTAVAARWKEHFQQLLNGEMREGVVEDRMNVEDDGIAVDPPTLEDVEKAVKELKNAKSAGKDGLPAELFKHGSARMIEILHQIVQRIWCEEQLPTDWLDGLITPIYKKGQRLDCANYRGITILNSAYKVLSRILWSKLRPLTETFVGEYQCGFRAGRSTTDQMFTLRQILDKFREYNLQTHHLFIDFKAAYDSVKRNELWKIMLEHGFPAKLIRLIRATLDGAKSSVRIANETSEAFVTLDGLKQGDALLNLLFIIALEGAARRAGVHRNGTLITKSHMLLGYADDIDIIGIDRRSVEEAFVPFKREAAKIGLTINTAKTKYLVAGRARGSAGDGVSEVEIDGERYEVVDEFVYLGTLVTCDNDVSCEVKRRISAANRAFYGLRSQLRSRSLRTPTKITLYRTLILPVALYGHESWTLKEADQRALGVFERRILRSIFGGKQVGDRWRRRMNFELYQDYKHADIVKVIKHDRLKWAGHVARMSDERAAKTIFSSEPGRGRRLRGRPRTRWLCAVDEDARAANIVGDWRRAAQERASWKSSISSALGR
- the LOC119769088 gene encoding craniofacial development protein 2-like, whose protein sequence is MLTGNSGRINRHQTRRCKKDNDWKLGTWNVRTLQDPARAGLLARELHKLNVHVAAFQEVRWPGHGEREFTAVDPIANTSFKYHIYYSGGEKAMHGVGFVVIGDQKNRVIKWKVVNDRICVLRIKGKFFNYSLINIYAPTNDKPDDDKDAFYERLDKTYGECPRHDVKIVIGDANAQVGREAFFHPVIGKESLHPRTNDNGLRLVNFAAARGMAICSTFFARMNIRKHTWRHPNGESCTQIDHVLVDGRHFSDVMDVQSYRGPNIDSDHFLVACKIRARLSNVLTPRTARIARLNFQRLASSDVAAE